One segment of Aquimarina sp. BL5 DNA contains the following:
- the xylA gene encoding xylose isomerase — protein sequence MAVIGNTEYYKGIGDIKFEGKESDNPLAFKYYNPEQVVSGKTMREHFKFAISYWHTFCGQGSDPFGPGTQSFAWDKSSDAIQAAKDKADAAFEFVSKMGFDYFCFHDYDLIQEGQTLAESEERLATIIDYLKQKQAASGIKLLWGTANCFSNPRYMNGASTNPDFDVVARAGAQVKLALDATIALGGENYVFWGGREGYMSLLNTDMGRELDHMGQFLTMARDYARAQGFKGNFFIEPKPMEPMKHQYDFDCATAIGFLHKYGLENDFKMNIEVNHATLAQHTFQHEIEVAANAGMLGSMDANRGDYQNGWDTDQFPNNIQETTEAMLVFLKAGGLQGGGINFDAKIRRNSTDLEDVFHAHIGGADTFARALLIADKIITSSPYEKLRTERYASFDSGKGKDFENGKLTMKDLYKIAQENGELSLKSGKQELFENIVNQYI from the coding sequence ATGGCAGTTATAGGTAATACAGAATATTATAAAGGTATTGGAGACATAAAGTTTGAAGGAAAAGAATCAGACAATCCATTAGCATTTAAATACTACAATCCAGAGCAAGTTGTATCTGGAAAAACGATGCGAGAACATTTTAAATTCGCTATTTCGTATTGGCATACCTTCTGTGGTCAAGGAAGTGATCCGTTTGGACCGGGAACACAAAGTTTTGCTTGGGATAAATCTTCAGACGCAATTCAAGCTGCAAAGGATAAGGCTGATGCTGCTTTTGAATTTGTTAGTAAAATGGGGTTTGATTATTTTTGTTTTCACGATTATGATTTAATTCAAGAAGGTCAAACTTTAGCCGAATCAGAAGAACGATTAGCTACTATCATAGATTATTTAAAACAAAAACAAGCCGCTTCGGGTATTAAATTACTTTGGGGAACTGCAAATTGTTTTTCTAATCCGCGTTACATGAATGGCGCTTCAACAAATCCAGACTTTGATGTTGTAGCAAGGGCCGGTGCGCAGGTAAAATTAGCTTTAGACGCTACGATTGCGTTAGGAGGAGAAAATTACGTTTTTTGGGGCGGACGTGAAGGTTATATGTCTTTATTAAACACAGACATGGGAAGAGAGTTAGACCATATGGGACAATTTTTAACCATGGCTAGAGATTATGCTAGAGCGCAAGGATTTAAAGGGAATTTCTTTATAGAACCTAAACCTATGGAACCAATGAAACATCAATACGATTTTGATTGTGCTACGGCTATTGGTTTTTTACATAAATATGGTTTGGAAAACGATTTCAAAATGAATATTGAAGTTAACCATGCTACCTTAGCACAACATACATTTCAGCATGAAATAGAAGTTGCAGCTAATGCTGGCATGTTAGGTAGTATGGATGCCAACCGCGGTGATTACCAAAACGGATGGGATACAGACCAATTTCCTAACAACATTCAAGAAACTACAGAGGCCATGCTCGTATTTTTAAAAGCTGGTGGTTTACAAGGAGGTGGTATTAATTTTGATGCAAAAATCAGAAGAAACTCAACTGACTTAGAAGATGTTTTTCATGCCCATATCGGTGGTGCTGATACTTTTGCAAGAGCATTATTGATTGCTGACAAGATTATAACGTCTTCGCCTTACGAAAAATTAAGAACAGAACGTTATGCTTCTTTTGATTCTGGTAAAGGAAAAGATTTTGAAAATGGTAAATTAACTATGAAAGATTTATATAAAATCGCCCAAGAAAATGGCGAATTATCTTTAAAAAGTGGAAAACAGGAATTATTTGAAAACATTGTGAATCAGTATATTTAA
- a CDS encoding solute:sodium symporter family transporter, which produces MIGIISFVGFTLLVAVIAYLSTRKTNENSAEGYFLGGRSLTAGVIAGSLLLTNLSTEQIVGLNGDAYSDGILVMAWETLAAIAMVICAIFLLPRYLKGGISTIPTYLERRFDKGTKALTSGLFLTGYAVVLLPMVLFTGSKAISGMFGLPEILGVTSWQSIWICVWAIGIIGSIYAIFGGLKAVAVSDTINAVGLLIGGLLIPVFGLMAISNDNSILGGINLLMSEHPEKFDAIGGDDSSIPFATIFTGMMLVQLFYWGTNQQIIQRALGAKNLVEGQKGLLLAAVAKIFGPIIVVLPGIIAFHKYGASLPSSADAYPELVKDVLPTAWIGFFAAVLFGAILSSFNSALNSCVTLYGVDIYKQFINKEATEKQVVKVGKRFGVILAVFAMFIAPFMIYADSIFGYLQTVNGAYSIPILTVVVVGFLTKRVSAIAAKSGIVFAFVTYVTYIILSDGLGVVTLHMLHMQFITFVLTIIIMLVVGKLKPRETDYVQKYTEQVNIKSWKYVKPAGIVICLIVLSTYFVFS; this is translated from the coding sequence ATGATAGGAATTATTTCTTTTGTTGGTTTCACCTTATTGGTAGCCGTTATAGCTTATTTATCTACTAGAAAAACAAATGAAAACTCAGCTGAAGGTTATTTCTTAGGAGGTAGGAGTCTTACGGCTGGTGTTATTGCGGGTTCACTTTTACTAACGAATCTTTCTACAGAACAAATTGTAGGGTTGAATGGAGATGCATATAGTGACGGTATTTTAGTAATGGCTTGGGAAACCCTGGCCGCTATAGCAATGGTAATATGTGCAATTTTTCTGTTACCTAGATATTTAAAAGGTGGTATTTCTACAATACCAACGTATTTAGAGCGTAGATTCGATAAAGGAACAAAAGCCTTAACTTCTGGTTTGTTTTTAACCGGATATGCAGTTGTTTTATTACCAATGGTTCTTTTTACAGGCTCTAAAGCTATTAGTGGAATGTTTGGTTTACCAGAAATTTTAGGTGTAACTTCTTGGCAGTCTATCTGGATTTGTGTCTGGGCTATTGGTATTATAGGATCGATTTATGCTATTTTCGGAGGTTTAAAAGCTGTAGCGGTTTCTGATACTATTAATGCTGTAGGGCTACTCATTGGAGGATTATTGATTCCTGTTTTCGGTCTAATGGCTATAAGTAATGATAATTCTATACTAGGAGGAATAAATTTATTAATGTCTGAGCATCCAGAAAAATTCGATGCTATTGGAGGAGACGATTCTAGCATACCTTTTGCTACTATTTTTACAGGTATGATGCTCGTGCAGTTATTTTATTGGGGAACCAACCAGCAAATTATACAAAGGGCATTAGGAGCAAAAAATTTAGTTGAAGGTCAAAAAGGTTTATTGTTAGCAGCTGTAGCAAAAATATTTGGGCCGATAATTGTTGTATTGCCTGGTATAATAGCCTTTCATAAGTATGGCGCTAGTCTGCCCAGTTCTGCCGATGCATATCCAGAATTGGTAAAAGATGTATTACCTACAGCTTGGATCGGATTTTTTGCAGCAGTACTTTTTGGTGCAATTTTAAGTTCATTTAATTCTGCGTTAAATAGTTGTGTGACATTGTATGGTGTTGATATTTATAAGCAATTTATAAATAAAGAAGCTACTGAAAAGCAAGTGGTAAAAGTTGGAAAACGATTCGGAGTAATATTAGCAGTTTTTGCAATGTTTATAGCTCCTTTCATGATTTATGCGGATAGTATTTTTGGGTATTTACAGACAGTAAACGGAGCATATAGTATTCCAATACTAACTGTAGTTGTTGTAGGTTTTTTAACGAAAAGAGTTTCAGCCATTGCTGCAAAGTCAGGTATTGTTTTCGCTTTTGTAACCTATGTAACTTATATTATTTTATCAGATGGTTTAGGTGTCGTTACACTGCATATGCTACATATGCAATTTATAACCTTTGTACTTACAATAATAATTATGTTAGTCGTTGGTAAGTTAAAGCCGAGAGAAACGGATTATGTGCAGAAATATACAGAACAGGTAAATATTAAAAGTTGGAAATATGTAAAACCAGCAGGAATTGTTATTTGTTTGATTGTACTTAGTACATATTTTGTTTTTAGCTAA
- a CDS encoding alpha/beta hydrolase family protein, which translates to MSKFRTTEISNPEFESNNLRFITVKTSNLKGRGDICVFVPSGENLKNIPIITLLHGVYGSAWIWAHKAGVHFTAMKMMNEGSIQPMVIAMPSDGLWGDGSAYLPHNSFNFEKWIVEDVIEATIENIACTSSKSNLFISGLSMGGYGALRLGAKYANKYKGISGHSSITNIDQINLFVEESKANYKQDIKENEDVFAIMNQNKESLPAIRFDCGINDLLIEHNRALHHKLTEAKIDHNYQEFEGSHEWEYWQDHIKDTFLFFSDLC; encoded by the coding sequence ATGTCAAAATTTAGAACTACTGAAATATCAAATCCAGAGTTTGAAAGCAATAATCTTCGATTTATTACTGTAAAAACGTCAAATTTAAAAGGACGTGGAGATATTTGTGTGTTTGTCCCTTCTGGTGAAAACCTAAAAAACATTCCAATAATCACATTGCTACATGGTGTTTATGGGAGTGCTTGGATTTGGGCGCATAAAGCAGGTGTTCATTTTACAGCAATGAAAATGATGAATGAAGGATCAATACAACCTATGGTAATTGCCATGCCTTCAGATGGACTCTGGGGAGACGGGTCAGCATATTTACCACATAATAGTTTCAATTTTGAGAAATGGATTGTAGAAGATGTTATCGAAGCTACAATTGAAAATATAGCTTGTACGAGTTCTAAATCTAATTTATTTATTTCTGGATTGTCAATGGGAGGTTATGGCGCATTAAGACTAGGAGCTAAATATGCAAATAAATACAAAGGAATTTCTGGCCATTCTTCAATTACCAATATCGACCAAATCAATTTGTTTGTTGAAGAAAGCAAAGCCAATTATAAGCAAGATATAAAGGAGAATGAAGATGTTTTTGCAATAATGAATCAAAATAAAGAAAGTTTACCAGCTATTCGATTTGATTGTGGAATAAATGATTTATTAATAGAGCATAATAGAGCCTTACATCATAAACTTACCGAAGCAAAAATAGATCATAACTATCAAGAATTTGAAGGTTCACATGAATGGGAGTACTGGCAAGATCATATTAAAGATACTTTTTTGTTTTTCAGTGATTTATGCTGA
- a CDS encoding Zn-dependent alcohol dehydrogenase, giving the protein MSIQSKCAIAKGDGTFSIETVTIANPKEDEVVVKIKAAGLCHTDYDSLTWGKPIVIGHEGAGIVTHIGININEFKVGDKVILNWATPCMKCFQCQEGNQHICENNSPVTAGGNGYTPGHAHLEGTKWNDKPIERSFNIGTISEYTLVKESACVKFESKIPMESASIISCGVMTGYGSVVNSAKLIAGSSAVVLGTGGVGLNVIQGAKVSGASKIIAIDINEKRLEMAKRFGATHIILADKKDVGLLKAAEKVKNLTDGRGADYAFECTAVPALGAAPLAMIRNAGTAVQVSGIEEEITIDMNLFEWDKIYINPLYGKCRPQIDFPKLVDLYDKGDLMLDEMITKTYPIEGLQQAFDDMLAGKNAKGVIVFD; this is encoded by the coding sequence ATGTCGATACAATCAAAATGCGCAATTGCGAAAGGTGATGGTACTTTTAGTATAGAAACTGTTACAATTGCAAACCCCAAAGAAGATGAGGTAGTCGTTAAAATAAAAGCAGCTGGTTTATGCCATACAGATTATGATTCTCTTACTTGGGGAAAACCCATAGTGATAGGTCATGAAGGAGCAGGAATTGTAACACATATTGGAATTAATATTAATGAATTTAAAGTAGGTGATAAGGTTATTTTAAATTGGGCAACGCCTTGTATGAAATGTTTTCAATGTCAAGAAGGTAATCAGCATATATGCGAAAATAATTCACCGGTTACGGCTGGCGGAAATGGGTACACCCCAGGGCATGCCCATTTAGAAGGTACAAAATGGAATGACAAACCTATAGAACGTTCTTTTAATATTGGTACTATTTCAGAATATACTTTGGTAAAAGAATCGGCCTGCGTAAAGTTCGAAAGCAAAATACCGATGGAGTCTGCAAGTATTATTAGTTGTGGGGTGATGACAGGCTATGGGTCAGTAGTGAATTCTGCTAAATTAATAGCAGGAAGTTCCGCAGTCGTTTTAGGAACTGGAGGAGTAGGTTTAAATGTTATTCAAGGAGCTAAAGTATCAGGTGCTTCAAAAATTATTGCGATCGATATCAATGAGAAGCGTCTGGAAATGGCAAAACGGTTTGGCGCAACCCATATTATTTTAGCAGATAAAAAAGATGTTGGCTTACTAAAAGCAGCAGAAAAAGTAAAAAATCTAACAGATGGGCGTGGGGCAGACTACGCTTTTGAGTGTACCGCAGTACCAGCTTTAGGAGCAGCACCTTTAGCTATGATTAGAAATGCAGGTACAGCCGTGCAAGTGAGCGGTATTGAAGAAGAAATTACCATAGATATGAATTTATTTGAATGGGACAAAATATATATCAATCCATTATATGGTAAGTGTAGACCTCAAATTGATTTTCCTAAATTGGTGGATTTATATGATAAAGGTGATTTAATGCTAGATGAAATGATTACGAAAACATATCCAATTGAAGGATTGCAGCAAGCTTTTGATGATATGTTAGCAGGTAAAAATGCAAAAGGCGTTATTGTTTTTGATTAA
- a CDS encoding NAD(P)/FAD-dependent oxidoreductase → MSSNTSNLTCVVIGASHAGVNFAFALRGQGWEGRIMMFDSDPEFPYHRPPLSKKYLTIASQEDTQHDVLFPKENYETDNIILSLGKNVTNINRKTKSIFLSDGSVQRYDKLILATGARAFIPPIKGIENATNIFSIRNAQDAIDIKNAIKDSLRKRVVIIGGGYIGLETAASLKKIGAEVTVLEREERVLSRVTAPEMSVFFTELHSQNNVSILVNKNVVSINSLHAGSEVICDDNTSFKADILIIGVGVKVNTELAEQAGLEIDNGIKVDASGKTSDDDIYSIGDCTYHFNPSYRRFIRLESVQNAVDQAKVAAAAVCGKAATYDTIPWFWSDQYDVKLQMVGLSQGYTETIKRIEPDKEKCMSVWYFKDDKLLAVDAVNNAKAYVLGTRFIQNKQKIDKSKLADVSIPIKPTSFL, encoded by the coding sequence ATGTCATCTAATACATCAAATTTAACTTGTGTGGTGATTGGAGCAAGTCACGCTGGGGTAAATTTTGCTTTCGCTTTACGTGGACAAGGTTGGGAAGGAAGAATTATGATGTTTGATAGCGATCCAGAATTTCCATATCATAGGCCACCTTTGTCTAAAAAATATTTAACAATAGCAAGTCAAGAAGATACTCAACACGATGTATTATTTCCAAAAGAGAATTACGAAACAGATAATATCATCTTGAGTTTAGGTAAAAATGTTACTAATATCAATCGTAAGACTAAAAGTATTTTTTTATCAGATGGTTCAGTACAACGATATGACAAATTAATATTGGCAACGGGAGCGCGTGCTTTTATTCCACCAATTAAAGGGATAGAAAATGCTACAAATATATTCTCAATAAGAAATGCTCAAGATGCTATAGATATTAAAAATGCAATAAAAGACTCTTTGCGTAAACGGGTAGTTATTATTGGTGGAGGCTACATTGGCTTGGAAACTGCAGCATCCTTAAAAAAAATAGGAGCTGAAGTCACAGTTTTAGAACGAGAAGAACGAGTGTTGTCGCGAGTAACTGCACCGGAGATGTCAGTTTTTTTTACAGAATTACACAGTCAAAACAATGTTTCAATTTTAGTAAATAAAAATGTAGTATCTATTAATAGTTTACATGCTGGTAGTGAAGTCATTTGTGACGATAATACAAGTTTTAAAGCGGATATACTTATTATTGGAGTTGGTGTAAAAGTAAACACGGAACTAGCAGAACAAGCAGGTTTAGAAATTGATAATGGGATTAAAGTAGATGCTTCAGGAAAGACAAGTGATGATGATATTTATTCGATAGGAGATTGTACTTACCATTTCAATCCTAGTTATAGAAGGTTTATACGTTTAGAGTCTGTTCAAAATGCTGTAGATCAAGCAAAAGTTGCCGCAGCTGCGGTTTGTGGGAAAGCGGCGACTTACGATACAATTCCTTGGTTTTGGTCCGATCAGTATGATGTAAAATTACAAATGGTAGGATTGTCGCAAGGTTATACAGAAACAATTAAACGCATAGAGCCTGATAAAGAAAAGTGTATGTCTGTTTGGTATTTTAAAGATGACAAATTATTGGCTGTTGATGCAGTAAATAATGCAAAAGCATATGTGCTCGGCACACGTTTTATTCAAAACAAGCAAAAAATTGATAAATCAAAATTAGCAGATGTATCGATTCCTATAAAACCAACAAGTTTTTTATAA
- a CDS encoding 2Fe-2S iron-sulfur cluster-binding protein: MAKITFVTSDDIKTTVEATTGNIMELAVQNKIKGIDGNCGGVCSCATCHVHVQPEDWSKIGEPSELEKDMLEFDENVSEYSRLSCQIKVSDAIDGIVLKVAN, translated from the coding sequence ATGGCGAAAATAACATTTGTGACAAGTGATGATATAAAAACAACTGTAGAGGCGACTACGGGGAATATCATGGAGCTTGCTGTTCAAAATAAAATAAAAGGGATAGATGGTAATTGTGGCGGTGTTTGCTCTTGTGCTACATGTCACGTGCACGTACAACCAGAAGATTGGAGTAAAATAGGGGAACCTAGTGAATTAGAAAAGGATATGTTAGAATTTGATGAAAACGTGAGTGAATATAGTCGTTTGTCATGTCAAATTAAAGTAAGTGATGCTATCGACGGTATTGTATTAAAAGTAGCTAATTAA
- a CDS encoding cytochrome P450, producing MKKSEFLDPFEKARLEKGIGEMDDQDDHVVMALRHKDVRRCAHNWKMFQSGAEPGRIVIPSEVNIRDIRQIPFEVDPPMHGDYRTLVEAWFKRPLEENYQIELKKIITTIVEESLKKDTVEVIREFALVLQSRALTLLFNVPFSESETWISWGTHVFRSEETALDADKANVLYKYIDVQIENSIKKPGEDFYSKLLESEVNGRKLTKEEIKGVIILTFAGGRDTVINIVSNSIAYFSEHPKALEKLRSDPASINFAIEELIRYFSPLTQMGRVVTEDAQVCEHAVKADTRISLNWASANRDESVFENANTVVLDRKINPHVAFGFGVHNCLGATHARQIMKVLIHTLIGKVQSIDLLDSKENIENLGEFKRKVGFDSLKVNFNSK from the coding sequence ATGAAAAAAAGCGAATTTTTAGATCCTTTTGAAAAAGCCAGATTAGAAAAAGGTATTGGAGAAATGGATGATCAAGATGATCACGTTGTGATGGCATTGCGTCATAAAGATGTTCGTAGATGCGCACATAATTGGAAAATGTTTCAGTCTGGTGCTGAACCTGGGCGGATTGTAATTCCTTCAGAGGTTAATATTAGGGATATTCGTCAAATTCCGTTTGAGGTAGATCCACCAATGCATGGCGATTACAGAACACTTGTAGAAGCCTGGTTTAAGCGCCCTTTAGAAGAAAATTATCAGATAGAGCTAAAAAAAATAATAACAACTATAGTTGAAGAATCTCTAAAGAAAGATACTGTAGAAGTAATTCGAGAATTTGCGTTAGTATTACAGTCCAGAGCATTGACACTGTTATTTAATGTGCCTTTTTCGGAGTCGGAAACATGGATTTCTTGGGGCACCCATGTTTTTAGAAGTGAAGAAACGGCATTGGATGCAGATAAAGCGAATGTATTATACAAATATATTGATGTTCAAATTGAAAATAGTATAAAAAAACCTGGAGAAGATTTCTATTCAAAATTGTTGGAATCCGAAGTAAACGGTAGAAAGCTTACCAAAGAAGAAATTAAAGGAGTTATTATTTTAACTTTTGCAGGAGGAAGAGATACTGTAATTAATATAGTTTCAAATTCTATCGCTTATTTTTCAGAACATCCTAAAGCGTTAGAAAAATTACGTAGTGATCCAGCATCAATTAACTTCGCTATAGAAGAATTGATTCGTTATTTCTCACCATTAACCCAAATGGGTCGGGTCGTAACAGAAGACGCCCAGGTTTGTGAACATGCAGTGAAAGCCGACACTAGAATTTCGTTAAATTGGGCTTCAGCAAATCGTGATGAGTCAGTTTTTGAAAATGCAAATACAGTTGTTTTGGACAGAAAAATAAATCCACATGTGGCATTCGGATTTGGTGTTCATAATTGCTTAGGGGCGACACATGCTCGCCAAATAATGAAAGTTTTAATTCATACATTAATAGGAAAAGTGCAATCAATAGACTTACTAGATAGTAAAGAAAACATTGAGAACTTAGGGGAGTTTAAGCGTAAAGTGGGGTTTGATAGCTTAAAAGTTAATTTTAATTCAAAATAA
- a CDS encoding aldose 1-epimerase produces the protein MYKQIIHKEEGLEFIELFDNKAQSRAKISLDQGASLLNLKLNNTQVIAMNPLTYEDTYASSILFPFVNRVKNGTYNYNNKTYQLNCNDNGRNNALHGLVYNKKMELKSSELTLDFGSVTLHYINEGTSIGFPFKYELFITYRLKKNALILTVKVKNTGSDSFPFTIGWHPYFKSENLYNSHVNFNSYKKLKVDSQLIPSGVEDYVQNAALRIMDNKLDDCYMLTDNVVEFITPEYGLTISTTSTRNFLQLYTPETPNFIAIEPLTGIADSLNNEIGLQVLEVGQDYEISWTVAVEEYANEDTEKQII, from the coding sequence TTGTACAAACAAATAATTCATAAAGAAGAAGGGTTAGAGTTCATAGAACTTTTTGATAATAAGGCTCAGTCAAGAGCAAAAATAAGTTTAGATCAAGGTGCAAGCTTACTAAATCTCAAACTGAATAATACCCAAGTGATAGCTATGAATCCGCTAACTTATGAAGATACATATGCATCTTCTATTTTGTTTCCGTTTGTAAATAGAGTAAAAAATGGAACCTACAATTATAATAATAAAACCTACCAATTAAACTGTAACGATAATGGTAGAAATAATGCCCTTCATGGTTTAGTGTATAATAAAAAAATGGAGTTAAAAAGCTCTGAATTAACCTTAGATTTTGGTTCGGTAACATTACACTATATAAATGAAGGCACATCTATTGGTTTCCCATTCAAATATGAATTATTTATAACATATAGATTAAAAAAGAACGCATTAATTTTAACGGTAAAAGTAAAAAATACGGGTTCAGATTCATTCCCTTTTACTATAGGTTGGCATCCTTATTTTAAAAGTGAAAACCTTTATAATAGTCATGTGAATTTTAACAGTTACAAAAAACTTAAAGTTGACAGTCAACTAATTCCTTCTGGTGTTGAAGACTATGTACAAAACGCAGCATTACGAATTATGGACAATAAGTTAGATGATTGTTACATGTTAACGGATAACGTGGTTGAATTTATAACACCTGAATATGGATTAACGATAAGTACAACATCAACTCGGAATTTTTTGCAATTGTATACGCCAGAAACACCAAATTTCATAGCGATTGAACCTTTGACAGGTATTGCAGATAGTCTTAACAATGAGATAGGATTGCAAGTTCTTGAGGTAGGACAAGATTATGAAATTAGTTGGACTGTTGCTGTTGAAGAATATGCGAATGAAGACACGGAGAAACAGATTATATAA
- a CDS encoding GntR family transcriptional regulator, which translates to MDIVQNINESSVPKYRQIVMAIEQAIVNGALKKGDKLPSLNSIKNQHSLSRDTVLMAFSELKIRGIIESKVGKGYYVISEDINVKQRVFLLFDELNAFKEDLYNSFLHTLGTNVQVDIFFHHFNKEMFSKLINDNVGDYSHYVIMPANLKNSQEILRQLPADKVFILDQMHTELNMYPSVHQNFEKDIYSGLLKAITLIEKYKKIILSFSPEIQPMGILSGFKMFCENQGFEYNIITSIKDRVLKKGDLYILLDDKNLIRTIKKIKGQQLILGEEVGIISYNETLLKEILEGGITTISTDFNLMGKRLAEMILAGEYNQVENPNSLIIRKSL; encoded by the coding sequence ATGGATATAGTACAAAACATCAATGAGTCCAGTGTACCAAAGTATAGGCAAATAGTTATGGCTATTGAGCAGGCTATAGTTAATGGTGCTTTAAAAAAGGGGGATAAATTACCATCTTTAAATAGTATTAAAAATCAGCACTCACTCTCTAGAGATACAGTTTTGATGGCATTTAGTGAATTAAAGATAAGAGGTATTATAGAATCCAAAGTTGGTAAAGGTTATTATGTGATTAGTGAAGATATTAATGTTAAGCAAAGAGTGTTTTTGTTGTTTGATGAATTAAATGCTTTTAAAGAAGATTTGTATAATTCTTTTTTACATACTCTAGGTACTAATGTTCAAGTAGATATTTTTTTTCATCATTTTAATAAAGAAATGTTTAGTAAGCTCATTAATGATAATGTTGGAGACTATAGTCATTATGTAATTATGCCTGCTAACCTAAAAAATTCACAGGAAATACTTAGACAGTTACCGGCTGATAAAGTTTTTATTTTGGACCAGATGCATACAGAGTTAAATATGTATCCGTCAGTACATCAAAACTTTGAAAAAGATATTTACAGCGGCCTTTTAAAAGCAATAACGCTTATAGAAAAATATAAGAAAATTATTCTGTCATTTTCACCAGAAATACAACCTATGGGTATTCTTTCAGGATTTAAAATGTTCTGTGAAAATCAAGGTTTTGAATATAACATTATTACTTCAATTAAAGATAGAGTTTTAAAAAAAGGAGACCTTTATATTCTGCTTGATGATAAAAATTTAATAAGAACTATAAAGAAAATAAAAGGGCAACAATTAATACTAGGAGAAGAAGTAGGTATAATTTCATACAACGAGACGTTATTGAAGGAAATTTTAGAAGGTGGTATTACGACCATATCTACAGATTTTAATTTAATGGGTAAGCGTTTGGCAGAAATGATACTTGCGGGCGAGTATAATCAAGTAGAAAATCCAAATAGTTTGATCATTAGAAAATCGTTATAA
- a CDS encoding formylglycine-generating enzyme family protein translates to MKFNCFRYLIFASLGCLIFLSCKEEPKNTPKVKIEVATPTGMVWVKNKTFLLGAKNDDKYAMNREKPSHLVTVDGFFIDITEVTNKQFKAFVEATNYITVAERAINWEDMQKELPPGTPKPPDSILQPGSLLFNKNVDAVVNMQNYAQWWTWKIGANWKHPQGPNSSIDGQDNYPVVHVAYEDALAYCKWANRRLPTEAEWEAAAQGTHSDAIFTWGNDAELLNQKANTWQGIFPTENEPIDGYEYIAPVKSFEPNTIGLYDMSGNVWEITNDLFNINHYQKLDKNKTLINPKGASRSFNPDNPYVQEHVIKGGSFLCHASYCASFRISSKMGFSPDSGSDHVGFRTVATKEMLSSKR, encoded by the coding sequence ATGAAATTTAACTGTTTTAGATATTTAATTTTTGCAAGTTTAGGTTGCCTCATTTTTTTAAGTTGTAAAGAAGAACCCAAAAATACACCTAAAGTTAAAATTGAAGTTGCAACCCCGACAGGCATGGTCTGGGTTAAAAATAAAACATTTTTACTAGGTGCAAAGAATGATGACAAATATGCCATGAATAGAGAAAAACCATCACATTTAGTAACTGTTGATGGTTTCTTTATAGACATCACAGAAGTAACTAACAAACAATTCAAGGCTTTTGTAGAAGCAACTAACTACATCACTGTTGCCGAAAGAGCAATTAACTGGGAAGATATGCAAAAAGAACTGCCGCCGGGTACTCCTAAACCTCCTGACTCTATCTTACAACCAGGAAGTTTACTATTTAATAAAAACGTGGATGCTGTAGTTAATATGCAAAACTACGCACAATGGTGGACCTGGAAAATTGGCGCAAACTGGAAACATCCCCAAGGTCCTAATTCTTCCATAGATGGACAAGATAATTACCCTGTAGTGCACGTTGCTTATGAAGATGCTCTAGCCTATTGCAAATGGGCAAACAGAAGACTACCTACAGAAGCTGAATGGGAAGCTGCTGCACAAGGAACACATAGTGACGCTATTTTTACTTGGGGAAACGATGCAGAACTACTAAACCAAAAAGCAAATACATGGCAAGGAATTTTTCCTACAGAAAACGAACCTATTGATGGCTACGAATACATAGCTCCTGTCAAATCTTTTGAGCCTAACACTATTGGATTATATGATATGTCTGGAAACGTATGGGAAATAACAAATGATTTATTCAACATTAATCATTATCAAAAATTGGATAAAAATAAGACCTTAATAAACCCAAAAGGTGCCAGTAGGTCATTCAACCCCGATAATCCTTATGTCCAAGAGCATGTGATTAAAGGAGGATCTTTTCTTTGCCATGCTTCTTACTGTGCAAGTTTTAGGATTTCATCTAAAATGGGGTTTAGTCCAGATTCTGGTTCAGACCACGTCGGATTTAGAACAGTTGCTACAAAAGAGATGTTGTCTTCAAAAAGATAA